The following proteins are encoded in a genomic region of Oncorhynchus keta strain PuntledgeMale-10-30-2019 chromosome 8, Oket_V2, whole genome shotgun sequence:
- the LOC118373675 gene encoding uncharacterized protein LOC118373675 isoform X6 yields the protein MFLCLHKSGVTVFLCLHKSGVNLFLCLHKSGVTVFLCLHKSGVTVFLCLHKSGVNVFLCLHKSGVNVFLCLHKSGVNVFLCLHKSGVNVFLCLHKSGVNVFLCLHKSGVNVFLCLHKSGVNVFLCLHKSGVNVFLCLHKSGVNVFLCLHKPGVNVFLCLHKPGVNVFLCLHKPGVNVFLCLHKPGVNVFLCLHKSGVNVFLCLHKSGVNVFLCLHKSGVNVFLCLHKSGVNVFLCLHKSGVNVFLCLHKSGVTVFLCLHKSGVNVFLCLHKSGVNVFLCLHKSGVTVFLCLHKSGVNVFLCLHKSGVNVFLCLHKSGVNVFLCLHKSGVTVFLCLHKSGVNVFLCLHKSGVNVFLCLHKSGVNVFLCLHKSGVNVFLCLHKSGVNVFLCLHKSGDK from the exons ATGTTTTTGTGTCTCCATAAATCAGGTGTCACTGTGTTTTTGTGTCTCCATAAATCAGGTGTCAATTTGTTTTTGTGTCTCCATAAATCAGGTGTCACTGTGTTTTTGTGTCTCCATAAATCAGGTGTCACTGTGTTTTTGTGTCTCCATAAATCAGGTGTCAATGTGTTTTTGTGTCTCCATAAATCAGGTGTCAATGTGTTTTTGTGTCTCCATAAATCAGGTGTCAATGTGTTTTTGTGTCTCCATAAATCAGGTGTCAATGTGTTTTTGTGTCTCCATAAATCAGGTGTCAATGTGTTTTTGTGTCTCCATAAATCAGGTGTCAATGTGTTTTTGTGTCTCCATAAATCAGGTGTCAATGTGTTTTTGTGTCTCCATAAATCAGGTGTCAATGTGTTTTTGTGTCTCCATAAATCAGGTGTCAATGTGTTTTTGTGTCTCCATAAACCAGGTGTCAATGTGTTTTTGTGTCTCCATAAACCAGGTGTCAATGTGTTTTTGTGTCTCCATAAACCAGGTGTCAATGTGTTTTTGTGTCTCCATAAACCAGGTGTCAATGTGTTTTTGTGTCTCCATAAATCAGGTGTCAATGTGTTTTTGTGTCTCCATAAATCAGGTGTCAATGTGTTTTTGTGTCTCCATAAATCAGGTGTCAATGTGTTTTTGTGTCTCCATAAATCAGGTGTCAATGTGTTTTTGTGTCTCCATAAATCAGGTGTCAATGTGTTTTTGTGTCTCCATAAATCAGGTGTCACTGTGTTTTTGTGTCTCCATAAATCAG GTGTCAATGTGTTTTTGTGTCTCCATAAATCAGGTGTCAATGTGTTTTTGTGTCTCCATAAATCAGGTGTCACTGTGTTTTTGTGTCTCCATAAATCAGGTGTCAATGTGTTTTTGTGTCTCCATAAATCAGGTGTCAATGTGTTTTTGTGTCTCCATAAATCAGGTGTCAATGTGTTTTTGTGTCTCCATAAATCAGGTGTCACTGTGTTTTTGTGTCTCCATAAATCAGGTGTCAATGTGTTTTTGTGTCTCCATAAATCAGGTGTCAATGTGTTTTTGTGTCTCCATAAATCAGGTGTCAATGTGTTTTTGTGTCTCCATAAATCAGGTGTCAATGTGTTTTTGTGTCTCCATAAATCAGGTGTCAATGTGTTTTTGTGTCTCCATAAATCAGGTGATAAATAG
- the LOC118373675 gene encoding uncharacterized protein LOC118373675 isoform X34 has protein sequence MFLCLHKSGVTVFLCLHKSGVNLFLCLHKSGVTVFLCLHKSGVTVFLCLHKSGVNVFLCLHKSGVNVFLCLHKSGVNVFLCLHKSGVNVFLCLHKSGVNVFLCLHKSGVNVFLCLHKSGVNVFLCLHKSGVNVFLCLHKSGVNVFLCLHKPGVNVFLCLHKPGVNVFLCLHKPGVNVFLCLHKPGVNVFLCLHKSGVNVFLCLHKSGVTVFLCLHKSGVNVFLCLHKSGVNVFLCLHKSGVTVFLCLHKSGVNVFLCLHKSGVNVFLCLHKSGVNVFLCLHKSGVTVFLCLHKSGVNVFLCLHKSGVNVFLCLHKSGVNVFLCLHKSGVNVFLCLHKSGVNVFLCLHKSGDK, from the exons ATGTTTTTGTGTCTCCATAAATCAGGTGTCACTGTGTTTTTGTGTCTCCATAAATCAGGTGTCAATTTGTTTTTGTGTCTCCATAAATCAGGTGTCACTGTGTTTTTGTGTCTCCATAAATCAGGTGTCACTGTGTTTTTGTGTCTCCATAAATCAGGTGTCAATGTGTTTTTGTGTCTCCATAAATCAGGTGTCAATGTGTTTTTGTGTCTCCATAAATCAGGTGTCAATGTGTTTTTGTGTCTCCATAAATCAGGTGTCAATGTGTTTTTGTGTCTCCATAAATCAGGTGTCAATGTGTTTTTGTGTCTCCATAAATCAGGTGTCAATGTGTTTTTGTGTCTCCATAAATCAGGTGTCAATGTGTTTTTGTGTCTCCATAAATCAGGTGTCAATGTGTTTTTGTGTCTCCATAAATCAGGTGTCAATGTGTTTTTGTGTCTCCATAAACCAGGTGTCAATGTGTTTTTGTGTCTCCATAAACCAGGTGTCAATGTGTTTTTGTGTCTCCATAAACCAGGTGTCAATGTGTTTTTGTGTCTCCATAAACCAG GTGTCAATGTGTTTTTGTGTCTCCATAAATCAGGTGTCAATGTGTTTTTGTGTCTCCATAAATCAGGTGTCACTGTGTTTTTGTGTCTCCATAAATCAG GTGTCAATGTGTTTTTGTGTCTCCATAAATCAGGTGTCAATGTGTTTTTGTGTCTCCATAAATCAGGTGTCACTGTGTTTTTGTGTCTCCATAAATCAGGTGTCAATGTGTTTTTGTGTCTCCATAAATCAGGTGTCAATGTGTTTTTGTGTCTCCATAAATCAGGTGTCAATGTGTTTTTGTGTCTCCATAAATCAGGTGTCACTGTGTTTTTGTGTCTCCATAAATCAGGTGTCAATGTGTTTTTGTGTCTCCATAAATCAGGTGTCAATGTGTTTTTGTGTCTCCATAAATCAGGTGTCAATGTGTTTTTGTGTCTCCATAAATCAGGTGTCAATGTGTTTTTGTGTCTCCATAAATCAGGTGTCAATGTGTTTTTGTGTCTCCATAAATCAGGTGATAAATAG
- the LOC118373675 gene encoding uncharacterized protein LOC118373675 isoform X18 — MFLCLHKSGVTVFLCLHKSGVNLFLCLHKSGVTVFLCLHKSGVTVFLCLHKSGVNVFLCLHKSGVNVFLCLHKSGVNVFLCLHKSGVNVFLCLHKSGVNVFLCLHKSGVNVFLCLHKSGVNVFLCLHKSGVNVFLCLHKSGVNVFLCLHKPGVNVFLCLHKPGVNVFLCLHKPGVNVFLCLHKPGVNVFLCLHKSGVNVFLCLHKSGVNVFLCLHKSGVNVFLCLHKSGVNVFLCLHKSGVNVFLCLHKSGVNVFLCLHKSGVTVFLCLHKSGVNVFLCLHKSGVNVFLCLHKSGVNVFLCLHKSGVTVFLCLHKSGVNVFLCLHKSGVNVFLCLHKSGVNVFLCLHKSGVNVFLCLHKSGVNVFLCLHKSGDK, encoded by the exons ATGTTTTTGTGTCTCCATAAATCAGGTGTCACTGTGTTTTTGTGTCTCCATAAATCAGGTGTCAATTTGTTTTTGTGTCTCCATAAATCAGGTGTCACTGTGTTTTTGTGTCTCCATAAATCAGGTGTCACTGTGTTTTTGTGTCTCCATAAATCAGGTGTCAATGTGTTTTTGTGTCTCCATAAATCAGGTGTCAATGTGTTTTTGTGTCTCCATAAATCAGGTGTCAATGTGTTTTTGTGTCTCCATAAATCAGGTGTCAATGTGTTTTTGTGTCTCCATAAATCAGGTGTCAATGTGTTTTTGTGTCTCCATAAATCAGGTGTCAATGTGTTTTTGTGTCTCCATAAATCAGGTGTCAATGTGTTTTTGTGTCTCCATAAATCAGGTGTCAATGTGTTTTTGTGTCTCCATAAATCAGGTGTCAATGTGTTTTTGTGTCTCCATAAACCAGGTGTCAATGTGTTTTTGTGTCTCCATAAACCAGGTGTCAATGTGTTTTTGTGTCTCCATAAACCAGGTGTCAATGTGTTTTTGTGTCTCCATAAACCAGGTGTCAATGTGTTTTTGTGTCTCCATAAATCAGGTGTCAATGTGTTTTTGTGTCTCCATAAATCAGGTGTCAATGTGTTTTTGTGTCTCCATAAATCAGGTGTCAATGTGTTTTTGTGTCTCCATAAATCAG GTGTCAATGTGTTTTTGTGTCTCCATAAATCAGGTGTCAATGTGTTTTTGTGTCTCCATAAATCAGGTGTCAATGTGTTTTTGTGTCTCCATAAATCAGGTGTCACTGTGTTTTTGTGTCTCCATAAATCAGGTGTCAATGTGTTTTTGTGTCTCCATAAATCAGGTGTCAATGTGTTTTTGTGTCTCCATAAATCAGGTGTCAATGTGTTTTTGTGTCTCCATAAATCAGGTGTCACTGTGTTTTTGTGTCTCCATAAATCAGGTGTCAATGTGTTTTTGTGTCTCCATAAATCAGGTGTCAATGTGTTTTTGTGTCTCCATAAATCAGGTGTCAATGTGTTTTTGTGTCTCCATAAATCAGGTGTCAATGTGTTTTTGTGTCTCCATAAATCAGGTGTCAATGTGTTTTTGTGTCTCCATAAATCAGGTGATAAATAG
- the LOC118373675 gene encoding neurogenic locus notch homolog protein 2-like isoform X45: MFLCLHKSGVTVFLCLHKSGVNLFLCLHKSGVTVFLCLHKSGVTVFLCLHKSGVNVFLCLHKSGVNVFLCLHKSGVNVFLCLHKSGVNVFLCLHKSGVNVFLCLHKSGVNVFLCLHKSGVNVFLCLHKSGVNVFLCLHKSGVNVFLCLHKPGVNVFLCLHKPGVNVFLCLHKPGVNVFLCLHKSGVNVFLCLHKSGVTVFLCLHKSGVNVFLCLHKSGVNVFLCLHKSGVNVFLCLHKSGVTVFLCLHKSGVNVFLCLHKSGVNVFLCLHKSGVNVFLCLHKSGVNVFLCLHKSGVNVFLCLHKSGDK, from the exons ATGTTTTTGTGTCTCCATAAATCAGGTGTCACTGTGTTTTTGTGTCTCCATAAATCAGGTGTCAATTTGTTTTTGTGTCTCCATAAATCAGGTGTCACTGTGTTTTTGTGTCTCCATAAATCAGGTGTCACTGTGTTTTTGTGTCTCCATAAATCAGGTGTCAATGTGTTTTTGTGTCTCCATAAATCAGGTGTCAATGTGTTTTTGTGTCTCCATAAATCAGGTGTCAATGTGTTTTTGTGTCTCCATAAATCAGGTGTCAATGTGTTTTTGTGTCTCCATAAATCAGGTGTCAATGTGTTTTTGTGTCTCCATAAATCAGGTGTCAATGTGTTTTTGTGTCTCCATAAATCAGGTGTCAATGTGTTTTTGTGTCTCCATAAATCAGGTGTCAATGTGTTTTTGTGTCTCCATAAATCAGGTGTCAATGTGTTTTTGTGTCTCCATAAACCAGGTGTCAATGTGTTTTTGTGTCTCCATAAACCAGGTGTCAATGTGTTTTTGTGTCTCCATAAACCAG GTGTCAATGTGTTTTTGTGTCTCCATAAATCAGGTGTCAATGTGTTTTTGTGTCTCCATAAATCAGGTGTCACTGTGTTTTTGTGTCTCCATAAATCAGGTGTCAATGTGTTTTTGTGTCTCCATAAATCAGGTGTCAATGTGTTTTTGTGTCTCCATAAATCAGGTGTCAATGTGTTTTTGTGTCTCCATAAATCAGGTGTCACTGTGTTTTTGTGTCTCCATAAATCAGGTGTCAATGTGTTTTTGTGTCTCCATAAATCAGGTGTCAATGTGTTTTTGTGTCTCCATAAATCAGGTGTCAATGTGTTTTTGTGTCTCCATAAATCAGGTGTCAATGTGTTTTTGTGTCTCCATAAATCAGGTGTCAATGTGTTTTTGTGTCTCCATAAATCAGGTGATAAATAG
- the LOC118373675 gene encoding uncharacterized protein LOC118373675 isoform X39 produces MFLCLHKSGVTVFLCLHKSGVNLFLCLHKSGVTVFLCLHKSGVTVFLCLHKSGVNVFLCLHKSGVNVFLCLHKSGVNVFLCLHKSGVNVFLCLHKSGVNVFLCLHKSGVNVFLCLHKSGVNVFLCLHKSGVNVFLCLHKSGVNVFLCLHKPGVNVFLCLHKPGVNVFLCLHKPGVNVFLCLHKSGVNVFLCLHKSGVTVFLCLHKSGVNVFLCLHKSGVNVFLCLHKSGVTVFLCLHKSGVNVFLCLHKSGVNVFLCLHKSGVNVFLCLHKSGVTVFLCLHKSGVNVFLCLHKSGVNVFLCLHKSGVNVFLCLHKSGVNVFLCLHKSGVNVFLCLHKSGDK; encoded by the exons ATGTTTTTGTGTCTCCATAAATCAGGTGTCACTGTGTTTTTGTGTCTCCATAAATCAGGTGTCAATTTGTTTTTGTGTCTCCATAAATCAGGTGTCACTGTGTTTTTGTGTCTCCATAAATCAGGTGTCACTGTGTTTTTGTGTCTCCATAAATCAGGTGTCAATGTGTTTTTGTGTCTCCATAAATCAGGTGTCAATGTGTTTTTGTGTCTCCATAAATCAGGTGTCAATGTGTTTTTGTGTCTCCATAAATCAGGTGTCAATGTGTTTTTGTGTCTCCATAAATCAGGTGTCAATGTGTTTTTGTGTCTCCATAAATCAGGTGTCAATGTGTTTTTGTGTCTCCATAAATCAGGTGTCAATGTGTTTTTGTGTCTCCATAAATCAGGTGTCAATGTGTTTTTGTGTCTCCATAAATCAGGTGTCAATGTGTTTTTGTGTCTCCATAAACCAGGTGTCAATGTGTTTTTGTGTCTCCATAAACCAGGTGTCAATGTGTTTTTGTGTCTCCATAAACCAG GTGTCAATGTGTTTTTGTGTCTCCATAAATCAGGTGTCAATGTGTTTTTGTGTCTCCATAAATCAGGTGTCACTGTGTTTTTGTGTCTCCATAAATCAG GTGTCAATGTGTTTTTGTGTCTCCATAAATCAGGTGTCAATGTGTTTTTGTGTCTCCATAAATCAGGTGTCACTGTGTTTTTGTGTCTCCATAAATCAGGTGTCAATGTGTTTTTGTGTCTCCATAAATCAGGTGTCAATGTGTTTTTGTGTCTCCATAAATCAGGTGTCAATGTGTTTTTGTGTCTCCATAAATCAGGTGTCACTGTGTTTTTGTGTCTCCATAAATCAGGTGTCAATGTGTTTTTGTGTCTCCATAAATCAGGTGTCAATGTGTTTTTGTGTCTCCATAAATCAGGTGTCAATGTGTTTTTGTGTCTCCATAAATCAGGTGTCAATGTGTTTTTGTGTCTCCATAAATCAGGTGTCAATGTGTTTTTGTGTCTCCATAAATCAGGTGATAAATAG
- the LOC118373675 gene encoding uncharacterized protein LOC118373675 isoform X42 gives MFLCLHKSGVTVFLCLHKSGVNLFLCLHKSGVTVFLCLHKSGVTVFLCLHKSGVNVFLCLHKSGVNVFLCLHKSGVNVFLCLHKSGVNVFLCLHKSGVNVFLCLHKSGVNVFLCLHKSGVNVFLCLHKSGVNVFLCLHKSGVNVFLCLHKPGVNVFLCLHKPGVNVFLCLHKPGVNVFLCLHKPGVNVFLCLHKSGVNVFLCLHKSGVNVFLCLHKSGVNVFLCLHKSGVNVFLCLHKSGVNVFLCLHKSGVNVFLCLHKSGVTVFLCLHKSGVNVFLCLHKSGVNVFLCLHKSGVNVFLCLHKSGVNVFLCLHKSGVNVFLCLHKSGDK, from the exons ATGTTTTTGTGTCTCCATAAATCAGGTGTCACTGTGTTTTTGTGTCTCCATAAATCAGGTGTCAATTTGTTTTTGTGTCTCCATAAATCAGGTGTCACTGTGTTTTTGTGTCTCCATAAATCAGGTGTCACTGTGTTTTTGTGTCTCCATAAATCAGGTGTCAATGTGTTTTTGTGTCTCCATAAATCAGGTGTCAATGTGTTTTTGTGTCTCCATAAATCAGGTGTCAATGTGTTTTTGTGTCTCCATAAATCAGGTGTCAATGTGTTTTTGTGTCTCCATAAATCAGGTGTCAATGTGTTTTTGTGTCTCCATAAATCAGGTGTCAATGTGTTTTTGTGTCTCCATAAATCAGGTGTCAATGTGTTTTTGTGTCTCCATAAATCAGGTGTCAATGTGTTTTTGTGTCTCCATAAATCAGGTGTCAATGTGTTTTTGTGTCTCCATAAACCAGGTGTCAATGTGTTTTTGTGTCTCCATAAACCAGGTGTCAATGTGTTTTTGTGTCTCCATAAACCAGGTGTCAATGTGTTTTTGTGTCTCCATAAACCAGGTGTCAATGTGTTTTTGTGTCTCCATAAATCAGGTGTCAATGTGTTTTTGTGTCTCCATAAATCAGGTGTCAATGTGTTTTTGTGTCTCCATAAATCAGGTGTCAATGTGTTTTTGTGTCTCCATAAATCAG GTGTCAATGTGTTTTTGTGTCTCCATAAATCAGGTGTCAATGTGTTTTTGTGTCTCCATAAATCAGGTGTCAATGTGTTTTTGTGTCTCCATAAATCAGGTGTCACTGTGTTTTTGTGTCTCCATAAATCAGGTGTCAATGTGTTTTTGTGTCTCCATAAATCAGGTGTCAATGTGTTTTTGTGTCTCCATAAATCAGGTGTCAATGTGTTTTTGTGTCTCCATAAATCAGGTGTCAATGTGTTTTTGTGTCTCCATAAATCAGGTGTCAATGTGTTTTTGTGTCTCCATAAATCAGGTGATAAATAG
- the LOC118373675 gene encoding uncharacterized protein LOC118373675 isoform X44, producing the protein MFLCLHKSGVTVFLCLHKSGVNLFLCLHKSGVTVFLCLHKSGVTVFLCLHKSGVNVFLCLHKSGVNVFLCLHKSGVNVFLCLHKSGVNVFLCLHKSGVNVFLCLHKSGVNVFLCLHKSGVNVFLCLHKSGVNVFLCLHKSGVNVFLCLHKPGVNVFLCLHKPGVNVFLCLHKPGVNVFLCLHKPGVNVFLCLHKSGVNVFLCLHKSGVTVFLCLHKSGVNVFLCLHKSGVNVFLCLHKSGVNVFLCLHKSGVTVFLCLHKSGVNVFLCLHKSGVNVFLCLHKSGVNVFLCLHKSGVNVFLCLHKSGVNVFLCLHKSGDK; encoded by the exons ATGTTTTTGTGTCTCCATAAATCAGGTGTCACTGTGTTTTTGTGTCTCCATAAATCAGGTGTCAATTTGTTTTTGTGTCTCCATAAATCAGGTGTCACTGTGTTTTTGTGTCTCCATAAATCAGGTGTCACTGTGTTTTTGTGTCTCCATAAATCAGGTGTCAATGTGTTTTTGTGTCTCCATAAATCAGGTGTCAATGTGTTTTTGTGTCTCCATAAATCAGGTGTCAATGTGTTTTTGTGTCTCCATAAATCAGGTGTCAATGTGTTTTTGTGTCTCCATAAATCAGGTGTCAATGTGTTTTTGTGTCTCCATAAATCAGGTGTCAATGTGTTTTTGTGTCTCCATAAATCAGGTGTCAATGTGTTTTTGTGTCTCCATAAATCAGGTGTCAATGTGTTTTTGTGTCTCCATAAATCAGGTGTCAATGTGTTTTTGTGTCTCCATAAACCAGGTGTCAATGTGTTTTTGTGTCTCCATAAACCAGGTGTCAATGTGTTTTTGTGTCTCCATAAACCAGGTGTCAATGTGTTTTTGTGTCTCCATAAACCAG GTGTCAATGTGTTTTTGTGTCTCCATAAATCAGGTGTCAATGTGTTTTTGTGTCTCCATAAATCAGGTGTCACTGTGTTTTTGTGTCTCCATAAATCAGGTGTCAATGTGTTTTTGTGTCTCCATAAATCAGGTGTCAATGTGTTTTTGTGTCTCCATAAATCAGGTGTCAATGTGTTTTTGTGTCTCCATAAATCAGGTGTCACTGTGTTTTTGTGTCTCCATAAATCAGGTGTCAATGTGTTTTTGTGTCTCCATAAATCAGGTGTCAATGTGTTTTTGTGTCTCCATAAATCAGGTGTCAATGTGTTTTTGTGTCTCCATAAATCAGGTGTCAATGTGTTTTTGTGTCTCCATAAATCAGGTGTCAATGTGTTTTTGTGTCTCCATAAATCAGGTGATAAATAG
- the LOC118373675 gene encoding uncharacterized protein LOC118373675 isoform X19, which yields MFLCLHKSGVTVFLCLHKSGVNLFLCLHKSGVTVFLCLHKSGVTVFLCLHKSGVNVFLCLHKSGVNVFLCLHKSGVNVFLCLHKSGVNVFLCLHKSGVNVFLCLHKSGVNVFLCLHKSGVNVFLCLHKSGVNVFLCLHKSGVNVFLCLHKPGVNVFLCLHKPGVNVFLCLHKPGVNVFLCLHKPGVNVFLCLHKSGVNVFLCLHKSGVNVFLCLHKSGVNVFLCLHKSGVNVFLCLHKSGVNVFLCLHKSGVTVFLCLHKSGVNVFLCLHKSGVNVFLCLHKSGVNVFLCLHKSGVNVFLCLHKSGVTVFLCLHKSGVNVFLCLHKSGVNVFLCLHKSGVNVFLCLHKSGVNVFLCLHKSGVNVFLCLHKSGDK from the exons ATGTTTTTGTGTCTCCATAAATCAGGTGTCACTGTGTTTTTGTGTCTCCATAAATCAGGTGTCAATTTGTTTTTGTGTCTCCATAAATCAGGTGTCACTGTGTTTTTGTGTCTCCATAAATCAGGTGTCACTGTGTTTTTGTGTCTCCATAAATCAGGTGTCAATGTGTTTTTGTGTCTCCATAAATCAGGTGTCAATGTGTTTTTGTGTCTCCATAAATCAGGTGTCAATGTGTTTTTGTGTCTCCATAAATCAGGTGTCAATGTGTTTTTGTGTCTCCATAAATCAGGTGTCAATGTGTTTTTGTGTCTCCATAAATCAGGTGTCAATGTGTTTTTGTGTCTCCATAAATCAGGTGTCAATGTGTTTTTGTGTCTCCATAAATCAGGTGTCAATGTGTTTTTGTGTCTCCATAAATCAGGTGTCAATGTGTTTTTGTGTCTCCATAAACCAGGTGTCAATGTGTTTTTGTGTCTCCATAAACCAGGTGTCAATGTGTTTTTGTGTCTCCATAAACCAGGTGTCAATGTGTTTTTGTGTCTCCATAAACCAGGTGTCAATGTGTTTTTGTGTCTCCATAAATCAGGTGTCAATGTGTTTTTGTGTCTCCATAAATCAGGTGTCAATGTGTTTTTGTGTCTCCATAAATCAGGTGTCAATGTGTTTTTGTGTCTCCATAAATCAGGTGTCAATGTGTTTTTGTGTCTCCATAAATCAGGTGTCAATGTGTTTTTGTGTCTCCATAAATCAGGTGTCACTGTGTTTTTGTGTCTCCATAAATCAGGTGTCAATGTGTTTTTGTGTCTCCATAAATCAG GTGTCAATGTGTTTTTGTGTCTCCATAAATCAGGTGTCAATGTGTTTTTGTGTCTCCATAAATCAGGTGTCAATGTGTTTTTGTGTCTCCATAAATCAGGTGTCACTGTGTTTTTGTGTCTCCATAAATCAGGTGTCAATGTGTTTTTGTGTCTCCATAAATCAGGTGTCAATGTGTTTTTGTGTCTCCATAAATCAGGTGTCAATGTGTTTTTGTGTCTCCATAAATCAGGTGTCAATGTGTTTTTGTGTCTCCATAAATCAGGTGTCAATGTGTTTTTGTGTCTCCATAAATCAGGTGATAAATAG
- the LOC118373675 gene encoding uncharacterized protein LOC118373675 isoform X7 produces MFLCLHKSGVTVFLCLHKSGVTVFLCLHKSGVNVFLCLHKSGVNVFLCLHKSGVNVFLCLHKSGVNVFLCLHKSGVNVFLCLHKSGVNVFLCLHKSGVNVFLCLHKSGVNVFLCLHKSGVNVFLCLHKPGVNVFLCLHKPGVNVFLCLHKPGVNVFLCLHKPGVNVFLCLHKSGVNVFLCLHKSGVNVFLCLHKSGVNVFLCLHKSGVNVFLCLHKSGVNVFLCLHKSGVTVFLCLHKSGVNVFLCLHKSGVNVFLCLHKSGVNVFLCLHKSGVTVFLCLHKSGVNVFLCLHKSGVNVFLCLHKSGVNVFLCLHKSGVTVFLCLHKSGVNVFLCLHKSGVNVFLCLHKSGVNVFLCLHKSGVNVFLCLHKSGVNVFLCLHKSGDK; encoded by the exons ATGTTTTTGTGTCTCCATAAATCAG GTGTCACTGTGTTTTTGTGTCTCCATAAATCAGGTGTCACTGTGTTTTTGTGTCTCCATAAATCAGGTGTCAATGTGTTTTTGTGTCTCCATAAATCAGGTGTCAATGTGTTTTTGTGTCTCCATAAATCAGGTGTCAATGTGTTTTTGTGTCTCCATAAATCAGGTGTCAATGTGTTTTTGTGTCTCCATAAATCAGGTGTCAATGTGTTTTTGTGTCTCCATAAATCAGGTGTCAATGTGTTTTTGTGTCTCCATAAATCAGGTGTCAATGTGTTTTTGTGTCTCCATAAATCAGGTGTCAATGTGTTTTTGTGTCTCCATAAATCAGGTGTCAATGTGTTTTTGTGTCTCCATAAACCAGGTGTCAATGTGTTTTTGTGTCTCCATAAACCAGGTGTCAATGTGTTTTTGTGTCTCCATAAACCAGGTGTCAATGTGTTTTTGTGTCTCCATAAACCAGGTGTCAATGTGTTTTTGTGTCTCCATAAATCAGGTGTCAATGTGTTTTTGTGTCTCCATAAATCAGGTGTCAATGTGTTTTTGTGTCTCCATAAATCAGGTGTCAATGTGTTTTTGTGTCTCCATAAATCAGGTGTCAATGTGTTTTTGTGTCTCCATAAATCAGGTGTCAATGTGTTTTTGTGTCTCCATAAATCAGGTGTCACTGTGTTTTTGTGTCTCCATAAATCAGGTGTCAATGTGTTTTTGTGTCTCCATAAATCAGGTGTCAATGTGTTTTTGTGTCTCCATAAATCAGGTGTCAATGTGTTTTTGTGTCTCCATAAATCAGGTGTCACTGTGTTTTTGTGTCTCCATAAATCAGGTGTCAATGTGTTTTTGTGTCTCCATAAATCAGGTGTCAATGTGTTTTTGTGTCTCCATAAATCAGGTGTCAATGTGTTTTTGTGTCTCCATAAATCAGGTGTCACTGTGTTTTTGTGTCTCCATAAATCAGGTGTCAATGTGTTTTTGTGTCTCCATAAATCAGGTGTCAATGTGTTTTTGTGTCTCCATAAATCAGGTGTCAATGTGTTTTTGTGTCTCCATAAATCAGGTGTCAATGTGTTTTTGTGTCTCCATAAATCAGGTGTCAATGTGTTTTTGTGTCTCCATAAATCAGGTGATAAATAG